One window of the Bos indicus x Bos taurus breed Angus x Brahman F1 hybrid chromosome 8, Bos_hybrid_MaternalHap_v2.0, whole genome shotgun sequence genome contains the following:
- the AQP3 gene encoding aquaporin-3, whose translation MGRQKELVNRCGEMLHIRYRLLRQALAECLGTLILVMFGCGSVAQVVLSRGTHGGFLTINLAFGFAVTLGILIAGQVSGAHLNPAVTFAMCFLAREPWIKLPVYTLAQTLGAFLGAGIIFGLYYDAIWAFANNQLIVSGPNGTAGIFATYPSGHLDMVNGFFDQFIGTASLIVCVLAIVDPYNNPVPRGLEAFTVGLVVLVIGTSMGFNSGYAVNPARDFGPRLFTAIAGWGSEVFTTGRHWWWVPIVSPLLGSIAGVFVYQLMIGCHLEPPPPSTDEENVKLSHVKHKEQM comes from the exons ATGGGTCGACAGAAGGAGCTGGTGAACCGCTGCGGGGAGATGCTGCACATCCGCTACCGGCTGCTCCGCCAGGCGCTGGCTGAGTGCCTGGGGACCCTCATCCTCGTG ATGTTTGGCTGTGGCTCTGTGGCCCAGGTCGTGCTCAGCCGGGGCACCCACGGTGGTTTCCTCACCATCAACCTGGCCTTTGGCTTCGCCGTGACCCTAGGCATCCTTATTGCTGGCCAGGTCTCTG GGGCCCACCTGAACCCTGCCGTGACATTTGCTATGTGCTTCCTGGCGCGCGAGCCCTGGATCAAGCTGCCTGTGTACACCTTGGCTCAGACTCTGGGAGCCTTCCTGGGCGCTGGAATTATCTTCGGGTTGTATTACG ATGCGATCTGGGCCTTCGCCAACAACCAGCTTATTGTTTCGGGCCCCAATGGCACAGCTGGCATCTTTGCCACCTACCCCTCTGGACACTTGGACATGGTCAATGGCTTCTTCGACCAG ttCATTGGCACAGCCTCCCTCATCGTGTGTGTGCTGGCCATTGTGGACCCCTACAACAACCCCGTCCCCCGAGGCCTAGAGGCCTTCACCGTGGGCCTGGTGGTCTTGGTCATCGGTACCTCAATGGGCTTCAACTCTGGCTACGCCGTCAACCCCGCCCGGGACTTCGGCCCCCGCCTTTTCACCGCCATTGCCGGCTGGGGCTCGGAAGTCTTCAC GACGGGCCGCCACTGGTGGTGGGTGCCCATTGTCTCTCCGCTCCTGGGTTCCATCGCCGGTGTCTTCGTGTACCAGCTCATGATCGGCTGCCACCTGGAgccgcccccaccctccaccgACGAGGAGAATGTGAAGTTGTCCCACGTGAAGCACAAGGAGCAGATGTGA
- the NOL6 gene encoding nucleolar protein 6, whose protein sequence is MGPAPARAEHRGTAGEPEVMESALEGTGKEGKKESLKKRKMAGSPGEGLLQPVKLSRAELYKEPTNEELSRLRETESLFHSSLLRLQVEELLKEVRLSEKKKERIDAFLREVNQRIMRVPSTPETELTNQAWLPDGVQVPIHQVPYTVKGRFHFLPPAQVTVVGSYLLGTCIRPDINVDVALTIPREILQDKDGLNQRYFRKRALYLAHVAHHLAKDPLFGSVRFSYTNGCHLKPSLLLRPHGKDERLVTVRLHPCPPPDFFRPCRLLPSKSNVRSAWYQGQSPSGDGSPEPPTPHYNTWLLQDTALESHVQLLSAVLGSASGLKDGVALLKVWLRQRELDKGLGGFSGFLVSMVVAFLVSTRKIHTTMSGYQVLRSTLQFLASTDLTVNGISLCFSSDPSLPALADFHQAFPVVFLDSSGRLNLCADITTSTYHQVQHEARLSMALLDSKADDGFQLLLMTPKPMIRAFDHIVHLRPLSRLQAACHRLKLWPELQDLGGDYVSAALGPLTTLLEQGLGSRVQLLAHSRPPVSEWDISQEPPKHRDPGVLTLGLLLRPEGLTSVLELGPEADQPEAADFRQFWGSRSELRRFQDGAIREAVVWEAASMAQKRLIPHQVVTHLLALHADIPDTCVHYTGGLLDALIQGLKETSSTGEEALAAAVRCYDDLSRLLWGLDGLPLTVSAVQGAHPVLRYTEVFPPTPVRPAHSFYEQLRERASLLPRPDKPCPAYVEPMTVVCHLEGSGQWPQDAEAIRRVRAAFQLRLAELLTQQHGLPCRATATHTDVLKDGFVFRIRVAYQREPQILKETRSPAGMISLRDTPASLRLERDTRQLPLLTSALHGLQQQHPAFSGVARLAKRWVRAQLLGGELTDESLDLVAAALFLHPEPFSPPSSPQVGFLRFLFLISTFDWKNNPLIVNLNNELTVEEQVEIRSVFLATRAKLPVMVIVTPQDRKSSVWTQDGPSPQILHQLVILAAEALPVLEKQLMDPRGPGDIRTVFRPPLDMYDVLIRLAPRHIPRHRQAVDSPAASFCRGLLSEPGPSSLMPVLGYDPPQLYLAQLREAFGHLALFFYDQHGGEVIGVLWKPTSFQPQPFKVSNTKGRIVVSQGGEPVMVPNVEAILEDFAILGEGLVQAVEARSERWTV, encoded by the exons ATGGGCCCCGCACCTGCGAGAGCGGAGCATCGCGGAACTGCTGGGGAGCCGGAG GTGATGGAGTCAGCTCTGGAAGGCACAGGCAAAGAGGGGAAGAAGGAATCCTTAAAGAAACGTAAGATGGCTGGGTCTCCGGGGGAGGGCCTCCTGCAGCCCGTGAAGCTCAGCCGggcagaactgtacaaagaacCTACCAATGAGGAGCTCAGTCGCCTTCGGGAGACTGAGAGTCTGTTCCATTCCAGCTTGCTTCGTTTACAG GTAGAGGAGTTACTAAAGGAAGTGAGGCtgtcagagaagaagaaagagcgGATTGACGCTTTCCTACGGGAGGTCAACCAGCGGATCATGAGGGTGCCCTCAACCCCTGAGACAGAG CTGACCAACCAGGCATGGCTCCCAGATGGGGTTCAAGTCCCTATCCACCAAGTACCCTATACTGTGAAGGGCCGTTTCCAtttcctgcccccagcccaggtCACTGTTGTGGGAAGTTACCTTCTGGGCACCTGCATCCGGCCGGACATCAATGTGGATGTGGCACTGACCATACCCAGG GAGATCCTACAGGACAAGGATGGGCTGAACCAGCGCTACTTCCGCAAGCGTGCCCTCTACCTGGCCCACGTAGCTCACCACCTGGCCAAGGACCCACTCTTCGGCAGTGTTCGCTTTTCCTACACCAACGGCTGCCACCTGAAACCCTCGCTGCTGCTGCGGCCTCACG GGAAGGATGAGCGTTTGGTCACCGTTCGTCTGCATCCCTGCCCTCCACCTGACTTCTTCCGCCCGTGCCGCCTGCTGCCGTCCAAGAGCAATGTGCGCTCTGCCTGGTACCAAGGGCAAAGTCCTTCTGGGGATG gTAGCCcagaaccccccaccccccactatAACACATGGCTCCTGCAGGACACAGCCCTTGAATCCCACGTGCAGCTGCTGTCAGCTGTGCTGGGCTCAGCCTCAGGACTGAAGGATGGGGTGGCACTTCTGAAGGTCTGGCTGCGGCAGCGGGAACTGGACAAG GGCCTGGGAGGATTCAGCGGGTTCCTTGTCTCCATGGTGGTGGCCTTCCTCGTGTCCACACGCAAGATCCACACCACCATGAGCGGCTACCAGGTGCTGAGAAGCACCCTGCAGTTTCTGG CCAGTACAGATCTGACCGTCAATGGGATCAGTTTATGCTTCAGCTCAGATCCCTCCCTG ccgGCCCTGGCTGACTTCCACCAGGCCTTCCCTGTTGTCTTCCTGGACTCCTCGGGCCGTCTCAACCTCTGTGCTGACATCACTACCTCCACTTACCACCAG GTGCAGCACGAGGCTCGGCTGTCTATGGCACTGCTGGACAGCAAAGCTGACGATGGGTTCCAGCTGCTCCTGATGACTCCCAAACCCATGATCCGGGCTTTTGACCACATTGTGCA cctccgTCCACTGAGTCGCCTGCAGGCAGCGTGTCACCGGCTGAAGCTGTGGCCAGAGCTACAGGATCTCGGTGGGGACTATGTCTCAGCGGCTTTGGGCCCACTCACCACCCTCCTGGAGCAGGGCCTGGGGTCCCGGGTACAGCTGCTGGCCCACTCTCGGCCCCCAGTCTCAGAG TGGGACATCAGCCAGGAGCCACCGAAGCACAGAGATCCAGGcgtcctgaccctgggattgctccTCCGGCCTGAGGGGCTGACCAGTGTTCTTGAGCTGGGTCCTGAGGCTGACCAGCCTGAG GCTGCCGACTTCCGCCAGTTCTGGGGCTCTCGCTCCGAGCTTCGGCGTTTCCAGGATGGAGCCATCCGGGAAGCTGTAGTCTGGGAGGCTGCCTCTATGGCTCAGAAGCGTCTCATTCCCCACCAAGTGGTCACTCATCTCTTGGCACT CCACGCTGACATTCCAGATACCTGTGTCCACTATACGGGGGGCCTCCTGGACGCATTGATCCAAGGCCTGAAAGAG ACCTCCAGCACCGGTGAGGAGGCCCTGGCAGCTGCAGTGCGTTGCTACGATGACCTCAGCCGCCTGCTGTGGGGCCTGGATGGTCTTCCGCTGACCGTGTCTGCTGTGCAGGGAGCTCACCCTGTGCTGCGCTATACTGAG GTGTTCCCGCCAACCCCAGTCCGTCCAGCCCACTCCTTCTATGAGCAGCTGCGAGAGCGGGCCTCACTGTTGCCCCGGCCTGACAAGCCCTGCCCAGCCTATGTGGAGCCCATGACTG TGGTGTGTCACCTGGAGGGCAGTGGGCAGTGGCCCCAGGATGCCGAGGCCATTCGCAGGGTCCGTGCTGCCTTCCAGCTGCGCCTGGCAGAGCTGCTGACTCAGCAGCATGGGCTGCCATGCCGCGCCACAGCCACACACACCGACGTCCTCAAG GATGGGTTTGTGTTCCGGATCCGTGTGGCCTACCAGCGGGAGCCGCAGATCCTGAAAGAGACGCGGAGCCCCGCGGGGATGATCTCGCTGAGGGACACCCCCGCCTCCCTCCGCCTCGAGAGGGACACGAGGCAGTTGCCCCTGCTCACCAGCGCCTTGCATGG GCTCCAGCAGCAGCACCCAGCCTTTTCAGGTGTGGCTCGGCTGGCCAAGCGCTGGGTGCGTGCCCAGCTCCTGGGTGGGGAGCTCACTGATGAGAGCCTGGACCTGGTGGCTGCTGCCCTTTTCCTGCACCCTGAGCCCTTCAGCCCTCCCAG CTCCCCCCAGGTGGGCTTCCTTCGGTTCCTTTTCCTGATATCAACCTTCGATTGGAAGAACAACCCCCTAATTGTCAATCTCAACAATGAGCTCACTG TGGAAGAGCAGGTGGAGATCCGCAGTGTCTTCCTGGCAACCCGGGCAAAGCTCCCCGTCATGGTCATCGTTACCCCCCAAGATCGCAAAAGCTCTGTGTGGACACAAGACGGACCCTCGCCCCAG ATCCTCCACCAGCTGGTGATCCTGGCAGCTGAGGCCTTGCCTGTCCTAGAGAAGCAGCTTATGGATCCCCGGGGGCCTGGAGACATCAGG ACCGTGTTCCGGCCACCATTGGACATGTACGACGTGCTGATCCGCCTGGCTCCCCGCCACATCCCCCGGCACCGCCAGGCCGTGGACTCACCAGCTGCCTCCTTCTGCCGGGGCCTGCTCAGTGAGCCAGGGCCCTCCTCCCTTATGCCCGTGCTGGGCTATGATCCGCCTCAGCTCTACCTGGCACAGCTCAGG GAGGCCTTCGGACACCTGGCTCTTTTCTTCTATGACCAGCATGGCGGAGAGGTGATCGGTGTCCTCTGGAAGCCCACCAGCTTCCAGCCCCAGCCCTTCAAG GTCTCCAACACAAAGGGACGCATAGTGGTGTCTCAAGGCGGGGAGCCAGTGATGGTGCCCAATGTCGAAGCCATCCTGGAGGACTTTGCCATCCTGGGCGAAGGCCTGGTCCAGGCTGTGGAGGCCCGAAGTGAGAGGTGGACCGTGTGA